DNA sequence from the Pseudomonas fluorescens Q2-87 genome:
GCGCCTGGCACTGAACCCGGACGACGGCACGATCAAGTGGCACTTCCAGAGCACGCCGCACGACGGCTGGGATTACGACGGCGTCAACGAGCTGATTTCATTCAACTACAAGGAAGGCGGCAAGGAGATCAAGGCTGCGGCCACCGCTGACCGTAACGGCTTTTTCTACGTGCTCGATCGCACCAACGGCAAGTTCATCCGTGGCTTCCCGTTCGTTGACAAGATCACCTGGGCCACTGGCCTGGACAAGGATGGCCGGCCGATCTACAACGAGGCCAGCCGTCCGGGCGCACCGGGCAGTGAAGCGAAGGGCAGCTCGGTGTTCGTCGCACCGGCGTTCCTCGGCGCGAAAAACTGGATGCCGATGGCCTACAACCAGGACACCGGGTTGTTCTATGTGCCGTCCAACGAATGGGGCATGGACATCTGGAACGAGGGCATCGCCTACAAAAAAGGCGCCGCATTCCTCGGGGCCGGTTTCACCATCAAGCCGCTGAACGAAGATTACATCGGCGTGTTGCGGGCCATCGATCCGAAGACCGGCAAGGAAGTCTGGCGCCACAAGAACTATGCGCCGCTGTGGGGTGGGGTGTTGACCACCAAGGGCAATCTGGTCTTCACCGGCACGCCTGAAGGGTTCCTGCAGGCCTTCAACGCCAAGACCGGGGAAAAGGTCTGGGAATTCCAGACCGGCTCCGGCGTGCTGGGTTCGCCCATCACCTGGGAAATGGACGGCGAGCAATACGTCTCCGTGCTCTCCGGCTGGGGCGGCGCGGTGCCGCTGTGGGGCGGCGAGGTCGCCAAACGCGTGAAGGACTTCAACCAGGGCGGGATGCTCTGGACCTTCAAGTTGCCGAAAGAGTTGGTGGCCAAGCGCTGAAGTCTGTCTTGCACTGTGGCGAGGGAGCTTGCTCCCGCTCGGCTGCGAAGCAGTCGCCAACCTGGCGGTCCTGGTTTCGTCCAGGAACAGAGGCACGGGAGTGCTCCGCACTCCAGCGGGAGCAAGCTCCCTCGCCACAACCGCATGTGCGACAGACTTGAGCTGGCGCTTCTTACCCGAAAACCTACGACCAAATAACGAGAGGCCCCCTGCCAACGACGCATTCGTCAGGCAGGCGGGGCTCTCTACCATCGGCCTATCGCCTGTCCCGTGACAGGCATCGACCAGGCAGAGGCCCAATATGATCTACGCACAACCCGGAACCCCAGGCGCCGTCGTTTCTTTCAAACCACGCTATGGCAATTTCATCGGCGGCGAATTTGTCGCGCCGGTCGACGGCGAGTATTTCACCAACACGTCCCCGGTCAATGGCGAAGTCATCGCCCAATTCCCGCGCTCCAATGCCGCCGACATCGACAAGGCCCTGGATGCCGCCCATGCCGCTGCCGACGCCTGGGGCAAGACCTCGGTGCAGGACCGCTCCCTGGTGCTGCTGAAAATTGCCGACCGTATCGAGCAGCACCTGGAAGTGCTCGCCGTCAGCGAGACCTGGGATAACGGCAAGGCCGTGCGCGAAACCCTCAACGCCGATGTGCCGCTGTCGGCCGACCATTTCCGTTATTTCGCCGGTTGCATCCGCGCCCAAGAAGGCGGGGCTGCAGAGATCAACGAGCTGACCACGGCCTATCACTTCCACGAGCCACTTGGCGTAGTAGGGCAGATCATTCCGTGGAACTTCCCGCTGTTGATGGCCGCCTGGAAACTCGCCCCGGCCCTGGCCGCCGGTAACTGCATTGTGCTCAAGCCGGCGGAGCAGACGCCGCTGTCGATCACCGTGTTCATCGAACTGATCGCCGACCTGCTGCCGCCCGGTGTGTTGAACATCGTCCATGGTTTCGGTCGCGAAGCCGGTGAAGCCCTGGCTACCAGCAAGCGCATCGCCAAGATCGCTTTCACTGGTTCGACCCCAGTCGGTTCGCACATCATGAAATGCGCCGCCGAGAACATCATCCCGTCCACCGTGGAGTTGGGCGGCAAATCACCGAACATCTTCTTCGAAGACATCATGCAGGCTGAGCCGGCCTTCATCGAAAAGGCCGCCGAGGGCCTGGTGCTGGCGTTTTTCAACCAGGGCGAAGTCTGCACCTGCCCATCGCGGGCCCTGGTACAGGAATCGATCTATGCGCCGTTCATGGCCGAAGTCATGAAAAAAATCGCCAAGATCAAGCGCGGCAACCCGCTGGACACCGAGACCATGGTCGGTGCCCAGGCTTCGCAGCAGCAATACGACAAGATTCTTTCGTATCTGGAAATCGCCCGGGAAGAGGGCGCTGAACTGCTGACCGGCGGCGCGGCCGAGCACTTGGACGGGGACTTGTCGAGCGGTTACTACATCCAGCCGACCCTGCTCAAGGGCCACAACAAGATGCGTGTGTTCCAGGAAGAAATCTTCGGCCCGGTGGTGGGGGTGACCACCTTCAAGGACGAAGCCGAAGCCCTGGCAATCGCCAACGACACCGAGTTCGGCCTCGGCGCCGGCCTGTGGACCCGCGACATCAACCGCGCCTACCGCATGGGCCGGGCGATCAAGGCCGGTCGCGTGTGGACCAACTGCTACCACCTGTACCCGGCTCACGCTGCGTTTGGTGGCTACAAGAAGTCCGGTGTCGGCCGTGAAACCCACAAGATGATGCTCGATCATTACCAGCAGACCAAGAACCTGCTGGTGAGCTACGACATCAATCCGTTGGGGTTCTTCTGATCCCAATGCCCCATAAAACCCTGTGGGAGCGGGCTTGCTCGCGAAAGCGGTCTGTCAGTCACCACGATGGTGAATGTGTTGACGCCTTCGCGAGCAAGCCCGCTCCCACATGGGCGGTTAGGTGATGCTTCAATTGCTACCAACGCACCCCACCCACCGCTTCGAAAGTAGCATTCGAGCCCTGGGCGCCGCGTGCATTAATGACCTTGCCGGAATCGCCCGGTACAAGAAGAGGAAAGACCCATGTGGACTAAACCCGCGTACACCGACCTGCGTATTGGCTTTGAAGTGACGATGTACTTCGCCAACCGATGAGTATCGGCCCGGCCTGGTGGTTTCCAGGTCGGGCTACCCATTGGTCTGATTGCAATCACGGCGGGATGCTTTAGGCTCAGGGGATCCCCAGACAATAACAACAGGCTTACCGATGAGCCACGCACCTGAAAAGATGAGCCTCAGCCCGCTGCGCAAGTTCGTTTCCCCTGAAATCATGTTCGGTGCAGGTTGCCGCCACAACGTCGGCAATTACGCCAAGACGTTCGGCGCACGCAAGGTGCTGATCGTCACCGACCCCGGAGTGATCGCCGCCGGATGGGTGGCCGACGTCGAAGCCAGCCTGCAGGCCCAGGCCATCGACTACTGCATCTGCAGTGCCGTATCGCCCAATCCACGGGTCGAGGAAGTGATGCTCGGCGCCGAGCTGTACCGGGAAAACCATTGCGACGTCATTGTCGCGGTCGGCGGCGGCAGCCCCATGGATTGCGGCAAAGGCATCGGCATCGTCGTTGCCCATGGTCGCAACATCCTCGAGTTCGAAGGCGTCGACACGCTGCACGTGCCCAGTCCGCCACTGATCCTGATCCCCACCACCGCGGGCACTTCGGCGGATGTGTCGCAATTCGTGATCATCTCCAACCAGCAAGAGCGCATGAAGTTTTCCATCGTCAGCAAGGCGGCGGTGCCGGACGTGTCGCTGATCGACCCGGAAACCACCTTGAGCATGGACCCGTTCCTGTCGGCCTGTACCGGCATTGACGCGTTGGTACATGCCATCGAGGCATTCGTGTCCACCGGTCACGGTCCGTTGACCGATCCCCATGCGCTGGAAGCGATGCGCCTGATCAACAACAACCTGGTGCAGATGATCGCCAACCCGGCTGACATCGCCCTGCGGGAAAAAATCATGCTCGGCAGCATGCAGGCCGGCCTGGCGTTTTCCAACGCGATCCTCGGTGCGGTGCATGCGATGTCCCACAGTCTGGGCGGGTTCCTGGATTTGCCCCACGGCTTGTGCAACGCGGTGCTGGTGGAACACGTGGTGGCGTTCAACTACAACTCGGCGCCGGATCGCTTCAAGGTGATTGCCGAGACGCTGGGCATCGACTGCCGGGGGCTCAACCACCGGCAGATCCGCACGCGCCTGGTGGAACACCTGATCGCCCTCAAGCGCACCATCGGGTTCCACGAGACCCTGGGGCTGCATGGCGTGAGCACCTCGGACATTCCGTTCCTGTCGCAACATGCGATGCACGACCCGTGCATCCTCACCAACCCTCGGGAGTCGAGCCAGCGGGATGTCGAGGTCGTCTATGGCGAAGCCCTCTGACGAACAGCAAAAAGCCTTGGCCGGGCTGCTGGGGCTGGGCAATCACTCGACGCGCAAGAGCCACTATCCTGAGCTGGCGGCGCGCCTCGATGAACTGGAACAGGCCCGGCAGCACTTGCAGCGGCTCAATGACCAGTTGGAGCAACGGGTAGCCGAACGCACCGACGCGTTGTTGGAGGCCAACCATAACCTGCAACGGCAGATCGCCCAGCGCGAGCTGGTCGAGCAGCAGTTGCGCGACGCCCGGGACGCGGCCCAGGCCGCCAATCGCAGCAAGGACAAATACCTCGCCGCCGCCAGCCATGACCTGCTGCAACCGCTCAACGCTGCGCGCCTGTTGATTGCCACCCTGCGCGAGCGGGAATTGCCGGCGACCGAACGGGTGCTGGTCGAGCGGACCCACCAGGCGCTGGAGGGGGCGGAAGACCTGCTCACCGATCTGCTGGATATTTCCCGGCTGGACCAGGCCGCGGTCAGGCCCGACGTGGCCCCGTATCGCCTGGATGAATTGCTTGGGCCGCTGGTTTCGGAATTCCAGTCGGTGGCCGGTGCCGCAGGGTTGGAGCTGCGCGTGCGTTTCGCCGATGAAGCGGTCATGACCGACCTGCGATTGATGACCCGCATCCTGCGCAACTTTCTCAGCAATGCCTGCCGCTACACCGAGCGCGGTGGCATTCTCCTGGCCGCCCGGCGCCGGGGAGAGCGGTTGAGCCTGGAAGTCTGGGATACCGGGCGC
Encoded proteins:
- the exaC gene encoding acetaldehyde dehydrogenase ExaC — protein: MIYAQPGTPGAVVSFKPRYGNFIGGEFVAPVDGEYFTNTSPVNGEVIAQFPRSNAADIDKALDAAHAAADAWGKTSVQDRSLVLLKIADRIEQHLEVLAVSETWDNGKAVRETLNADVPLSADHFRYFAGCIRAQEGGAAEINELTTAYHFHEPLGVVGQIIPWNFPLLMAAWKLAPALAAGNCIVLKPAEQTPLSITVFIELIADLLPPGVLNIVHGFGREAGEALATSKRIAKIAFTGSTPVGSHIMKCAAENIIPSTVELGGKSPNIFFEDIMQAEPAFIEKAAEGLVLAFFNQGEVCTCPSRALVQESIYAPFMAEVMKKIAKIKRGNPLDTETMVGAQASQQQYDKILSYLEIAREEGAELLTGGAAEHLDGDLSSGYYIQPTLLKGHNKMRVFQEEIFGPVVGVTTFKDEAEALAIANDTEFGLGAGLWTRDINRAYRMGRAIKAGRVWTNCYHLYPAHAAFGGYKKSGVGRETHKMMLDHYQQTKNLLVSYDINPLGFF
- the pqqA gene encoding pyrroloquinoline quinone precursor peptide PqqA — its product is MWTKPAYTDLRIGFEVTMYFANR
- the ercA gene encoding alcohol dehydrogenase-like regulatory protein ErcA, producing MSLSPLRKFVSPEIMFGAGCRHNVGNYAKTFGARKVLIVTDPGVIAAGWVADVEASLQAQAIDYCICSAVSPNPRVEEVMLGAELYRENHCDVIVAVGGGSPMDCGKGIGIVVAHGRNILEFEGVDTLHVPSPPLILIPTTAGTSADVSQFVIISNQQERMKFSIVSKAAVPDVSLIDPETTLSMDPFLSACTGIDALVHAIEAFVSTGHGPLTDPHALEAMRLINNNLVQMIANPADIALREKIMLGSMQAGLAFSNAILGAVHAMSHSLGGFLDLPHGLCNAVLVEHVVAFNYNSAPDRFKVIAETLGIDCRGLNHRQIRTRLVEHLIALKRTIGFHETLGLHGVSTSDIPFLSQHAMHDPCILTNPRESSQRDVEVVYGEAL
- a CDS encoding hybrid sensor histidine kinase/response regulator; translated protein: MAKPSDEQQKALAGLLGLGNHSTRKSHYPELAARLDELEQARQHLQRLNDQLEQRVAERTDALLEANHNLQRQIAQRELVEQQLRDARDAAQAANRSKDKYLAAASHDLLQPLNAARLLIATLRERELPATERVLVERTHQALEGAEDLLTDLLDISRLDQAAVRPDVAPYRLDELLGPLVSEFQSVAGAAGLELRVRFADEAVMTDLRLMTRILRNFLSNACRYTERGGILLAARRRGERLSLEVWDTGRGIAADCLESIFLEFNQLDVGRAADRKGVGLGLAIVERIAHILGYRVQVRSRPGRGSVFSIEVPLSAEKPLPASLAPVQAVTGNPLPGRRLLVIDNELSILQSMAALLGQWGCEVLTATDEAGALDVLQGRAPELILADFHLDHGVVGCEVVKRLREHFRQSIPAVIITADRSDQCRRALRKLNAPLLNKPVKPGKLRAVLSQLLG